A genomic segment from Fodinicola acaciae encodes:
- a CDS encoding AfsR/SARP family transcriptional regulator: protein MTVEPADVLVLGAVGIRCGADFWSPPSAVARAVLGALALAGPDGLTRQALFQAVWGSRSATARRSVVTVSIHRVRQWLRKVVDDAVGIDHAGSSYVLRLTGDTDVARFWLLLATSTDRIERLAEALELWRGQPLADVPADSRDSLAVAGLVRARLAIATECCDGLIEAGDPQRAVRVLSTLAEEHPLEESIQACWVAALAAAGRQAEALAAYEKTRRRLRAELGVDPGEELSASLVRVLRGDSPAPPRKTVPTQLPGDTDVFVGRADQLATLDSLWQERADGASPVVVVCGQGGVGKTSLALRWSHRLAAQFPDGQLFADLRGYSRGEPATAAEVLHHFVRALGCPPDEVPLDRDEAAALYRSMLSGRRVLVVLDNVLTAEQVRPLLPGAAGCAVVVTSRNRLDGLSALDGADQLDLDVLTPAESYEVLSRAIGAGPRADVEALATACGHLPLALRVAGAELVRSGVPVSAYLMEMAKLGALDALSVGVTFDLSYARLPADVRRCYRLLSLVPGRDVAVSAVADLLDLGRRQASRLLRTLAVGHLVAEHRSGRFVMHNLIKAHARARLDQADDDQDAAVRRLFRWYVRHASGASDRLYGMVRLPQPSAFGAAVSFDSHEKAASWLSDELANITAFVRDRRDLPYSWLLADAMRGYFTYRRLGPEWETAARNGLVAAERAGDLRGQAAMHLSLGGLAFYGTHNTAEASREFGLAAAFADQVGWAVQAGAAMASQSLIDEVHGDLLPGAEKLARAIRYLRSHGAWRAEVVARSNLSFAYANMGRLRQAVGQLSRLIRLCAGTEVNPSALLLENRGDAYRLMGRFDLACRDLTDALAESKRIASRFHEVQVRCCLSQLYADQDDHARAWEAADAAERVLRDFTDRGRQNLVRLALGRAYHLAGDRTRALRNFQTVLDEHSGTVDFLARINASLGLATVLSEPATAQKVIDLAEPRGYRILTGKAYLLLASIFVNDNRLDEALPAAAHGLELCVATYHLPGEAVATDLLARICRLTGRMEEAEAYATRLTLVRKELEAAACRKNGSAPGRARG, encoded by the coding sequence GTGACGGTGGAGCCGGCGGACGTACTCGTTCTCGGCGCGGTCGGCATCCGGTGCGGCGCCGATTTCTGGTCGCCGCCCTCCGCCGTGGCGCGCGCGGTCCTCGGCGCGCTGGCGTTGGCCGGTCCCGACGGCCTGACCAGGCAGGCACTTTTCCAGGCGGTGTGGGGATCCCGCTCGGCGACGGCGAGACGGTCCGTCGTGACGGTGAGCATTCATCGGGTCCGCCAGTGGCTGCGCAAGGTCGTCGACGACGCGGTCGGCATCGACCACGCCGGGTCCAGCTATGTGCTGCGGCTGACCGGCGACACCGACGTGGCCAGATTTTGGCTCCTGCTCGCCACTTCCACCGACCGGATCGAGCGGCTGGCCGAAGCGCTGGAACTGTGGCGAGGTCAGCCGTTGGCGGACGTGCCGGCGGACAGCCGCGATTCGCTGGCGGTGGCCGGGCTCGTACGCGCGCGGCTCGCCATCGCGACGGAATGTTGCGACGGCCTGATCGAGGCCGGCGATCCGCAACGAGCCGTCCGCGTTCTTTCCACGCTGGCCGAGGAACATCCGTTGGAGGAGTCGATCCAGGCGTGCTGGGTCGCGGCGCTGGCCGCGGCCGGTCGCCAGGCCGAAGCCCTGGCGGCGTACGAGAAAACTCGCCGCAGGCTGCGCGCCGAGCTTGGCGTCGACCCTGGAGAGGAGCTCAGCGCCAGCCTCGTACGTGTGCTGCGTGGCGATTCTCCGGCGCCACCGAGGAAAACCGTGCCGACGCAGCTGCCGGGCGACACCGACGTGTTCGTCGGACGCGCCGACCAGTTGGCCACTTTGGACTCGCTTTGGCAGGAGCGCGCGGATGGCGCGTCGCCGGTCGTCGTGGTGTGCGGGCAGGGTGGGGTTGGCAAGACGAGCCTGGCCCTGCGATGGTCGCATCGCCTGGCGGCGCAGTTTCCGGACGGCCAGCTTTTCGCTGATCTGCGCGGATATTCGCGTGGTGAGCCGGCCACCGCCGCCGAGGTGCTGCATCATTTCGTACGAGCGCTCGGTTGTCCGCCGGACGAGGTGCCGTTGGATCGCGACGAGGCGGCGGCTCTCTATCGATCGATGCTGTCCGGTCGTCGCGTTCTCGTCGTGCTCGACAACGTTCTGACCGCTGAGCAGGTCAGGCCGCTGCTGCCAGGTGCGGCCGGTTGCGCGGTCGTCGTCACCAGCCGCAACCGGCTCGACGGACTGAGTGCGCTGGACGGTGCCGATCAGCTCGACCTGGACGTGTTGACACCGGCCGAGTCGTACGAGGTTTTGTCGCGCGCGATCGGCGCCGGTCCGCGCGCCGATGTCGAGGCGTTGGCCACGGCCTGCGGACATCTGCCGCTCGCCCTGCGTGTCGCCGGAGCCGAGCTGGTCCGATCCGGTGTGCCCGTTTCGGCGTACCTGATGGAAATGGCCAAGCTCGGTGCACTGGACGCGCTCAGCGTCGGTGTGACCTTCGACCTGTCGTACGCGCGGCTGCCGGCCGATGTGCGGCGTTGCTATCGGCTGCTTTCCCTGGTGCCAGGCCGCGATGTCGCCGTGTCGGCGGTCGCGGACCTGCTGGATCTCGGCCGCCGGCAGGCGTCCCGGCTGCTGCGTACGCTGGCCGTCGGTCACCTGGTCGCCGAGCACCGATCCGGCCGTTTCGTCATGCACAACCTGATCAAAGCGCACGCCCGCGCGCGGCTCGACCAGGCGGACGACGACCAGGACGCTGCCGTCCGGCGACTTTTTCGTTGGTATGTCAGGCACGCGTCTGGAGCCAGCGACCGGCTCTACGGCATGGTGCGACTTCCGCAGCCGTCGGCGTTCGGTGCCGCGGTGAGCTTCGACAGCCACGAAAAGGCCGCGAGCTGGCTGAGCGACGAGCTGGCCAACATCACCGCCTTTGTCCGTGACCGCCGCGACCTCCCGTACAGTTGGCTGCTCGCCGACGCCATGCGCGGCTATTTCACCTATCGGCGCCTCGGACCGGAGTGGGAGACCGCGGCGCGCAACGGACTGGTGGCGGCCGAGCGTGCCGGCGACCTGCGTGGCCAGGCCGCCATGCACCTGAGCCTTGGCGGACTCGCCTTCTACGGCACGCACAACACCGCGGAGGCGTCCCGAGAGTTCGGCCTCGCGGCCGCCTTCGCCGACCAGGTCGGCTGGGCCGTACAGGCCGGTGCCGCGATGGCCAGCCAGTCGCTGATCGACGAGGTGCACGGCGATCTGTTGCCAGGAGCGGAAAAACTGGCGCGGGCAATCCGATATCTGCGCAGTCACGGCGCCTGGCGCGCAGAGGTGGTCGCGCGTTCCAACCTTTCCTTCGCCTACGCCAACATGGGACGGCTCCGGCAGGCGGTGGGTCAGCTCAGCCGGTTGATCCGGCTGTGCGCCGGCACCGAGGTCAATCCGTCGGCGCTCCTGCTGGAAAACCGCGGCGATGCGTATCGCCTGATGGGTCGGTTTGATCTCGCGTGCCGGGATCTCACCGATGCTTTGGCGGAAAGCAAGCGGATCGCAAGCCGTTTTCACGAGGTCCAGGTGCGTTGCTGCCTCTCGCAGCTCTATGCCGACCAGGACGATCACGCGCGCGCATGGGAAGCGGCCGACGCGGCCGAGCGTGTGCTGCGCGATTTCACCGACCGCGGCAGGCAAAACCTCGTCCGCCTCGCGTTGGGACGCGCGTACCACCTGGCCGGAGACCGTACGCGGGCGCTGCGCAACTTCCAGACAGTGCTGGACGAACACTCCGGCACAGTCGATTTTCTCGCGCGTATCAATGCATCTCTCGGTCTCGCGACGGTCCTTTCCGAGCCGGCCACGGCGCAGAAGGTCATCGACCTCGCCGAGCCGAGAGGCTATCGAATCCTCACCGGCAAGGCTTATCTGCTGCTCGCCAGCATTTTCGTCAACGACAACAGGTTGGACGAAGCGCTGCCAGCGGCGGCTCACGGGCTCGAGCTGTGCGTCGCCACGTATCACCTGCCAGGCGAAGCGGTCGCGACCGACCTGTTGGCGCGGATCTGCCGGCTGACCGGACGCATGGAAGAGGCGGAGGCGTACGCGACGAGGTTGACCTTGGTCCGGAAAGAACTGGAAGCCGCAGCCTGCCGGAAAAACGGCTCAGCCCCGGGCAGGGCCCGGGGCTGA
- a CDS encoding IS1380 family transposase yields the protein MKVNRVGGLVLDPARESLVSSAGGLLLRQTIRLSGVRRALSVALDPWRGRRVRHGPGKIVCDLATAVALGGDCLADVSVVRAQPGLFGPVASDPTISRLVSTLAGDVDAVLPAIRSARAQARCAVWKRRRPLAGRAGSRDGGQVIIDLDSTLVTAHSDKERACATHKRGFGFAPMCAFVDHGQYGTGESLVLQLRPGNASPWNKQDHVQALDLALAQLPEGERAQVLVRADSGACSKAFLHHITDLGLEYSIGFPAHETVKAAMEAIPPQAWRPAVDGDGQPREGAQVAELTRWMPDPTPATRPGPQQWPAGMRVIARRERPHPGAQLRLTDQDGWRITCFATNTHGPGWTLDTLEVRHRQRARCEDRIRAQKDTGMRNLPFHGYAHNQIWLEIAALAADLLAWTQTLAWDTHQPARRWEPKRLRLRILAVAGRIIHSGRRRRLRLPRNWPFNHLIDNAWKSLQPS from the coding sequence GTGAAGGTTAACAGGGTTGGCGGGTTGGTTCTGGATCCGGCTCGCGAGTCGTTGGTGTCCTCTGCTGGCGGACTGTTGTTACGGCAGACGATCCGGTTGTCAGGTGTGCGGCGAGCGTTGTCGGTAGCCCTTGATCCGTGGCGTGGTCGCCGGGTCCGCCACGGTCCGGGGAAGATCGTTTGCGACCTGGCGACCGCGGTTGCGCTCGGCGGTGACTGTTTAGCGGATGTGAGCGTGGTCCGGGCGCAACCTGGACTGTTCGGGCCGGTGGCCAGCGATCCGACGATATCGCGGCTGGTCAGCACGTTGGCTGGCGATGTTGATGCTGTCCTGCCGGCGATCCGGTCCGCGCGGGCTCAGGCGCGGTGCGCGGTCTGGAAGCGGCGCCGGCCGTTGGCCGGCCGTGCGGGTAGTCGCGACGGCGGCCAAGTCATCATCGATCTGGACTCGACATTGGTGACCGCGCACTCGGACAAAGAACGTGCCTGCGCTACCCACAAACGCGGGTTCGGATTCGCGCCGATGTGCGCGTTCGTCGACCATGGCCAGTACGGGACCGGAGAAAGCCTGGTGCTGCAACTGCGTCCTGGCAACGCTTCACCGTGGAACAAGCAGGACCATGTCCAGGCTCTGGATCTGGCGCTGGCCCAGCTGCCCGAAGGCGAGCGCGCGCAGGTGTTGGTCCGTGCCGATTCCGGCGCGTGTTCCAAGGCGTTCCTGCATCACATCACCGATCTGGGGTTGGAGTATTCGATCGGATTCCCGGCCCATGAAACGGTCAAAGCCGCGATGGAGGCTATCCCGCCGCAGGCCTGGAGACCGGCTGTTGACGGTGACGGCCAGCCGCGCGAGGGCGCGCAGGTCGCCGAGCTCACGCGATGGATGCCCGACCCGACCCCGGCAACCCGACCCGGTCCTCAACAATGGCCAGCCGGGATGCGGGTGATCGCCCGCCGGGAACGACCACACCCCGGCGCGCAACTACGCCTCACCGACCAGGACGGGTGGCGCATCACCTGCTTCGCCACCAACACCCACGGCCCCGGCTGGACACTGGACACACTGGAAGTACGCCACCGGCAACGAGCCCGTTGCGAGGACCGTATCCGCGCGCAGAAAGACACCGGCATGCGCAACCTGCCCTTCCACGGATACGCCCACAACCAGATCTGGCTGGAAATCGCCGCACTAGCGGCGGACTTGCTGGCCTGGACCCAAACCCTGGCCTGGGACACACACCAACCCGCCAGACGCTGGGAACCCAAACGCCTACGGCTACGCATCCTGGCCGTCGCCGGCCGCATCATCCACAGCGGCCGACGACGACGCCTACGACTACCCCGCAACTGGCCCTTCAACCACCTCATCGACAACGCCTGGAAATCCCTACAACCCAGCTAA
- a CDS encoding MFS transporter: MAEFAKGGKIQTKRSLVPAKLDNMPWSKFHWLVVVTLGITWILDGLEIQFASAISTTLQRPDTLHLSTQSVTLTASIYLLGEVIGALVFGRLADTLGRRRLFLVTLGLYLVFNGLSGFAFDFWSLIILKFIAGMGIGGEYAAINSAIDELIPARFRGRVDIAINGTYWAGAAMASAISLALLDHNLIPANWGWRIALFVGPIIGISIWQLRKHIPESPRWLISHGRVEEAEEIVAKIEADIRASGKDIPEVGDDKAVEVREYPPITYGEITRVMIRKYPTRSILGFSLMTTQSFLYNAIFFTQGIVLAKFFGVPDAALPYFFFPFAIGNLIGPLALGPFFDIIGRRKLISSTYIVSGTLLLLSGYLFWIGALNAVTQTILWCVIFFIASAGASSGYLTVSEIFPLELRGQAISYFFAISQFCGGVIAPWLFGLLIGEATSRTPLFWGYVFGAALMIVGGLVAAFLGVDAERKSLEDIATPLSVVQKPAAGTTPQTAPGAPA, encoded by the coding sequence ATGGCGGAATTCGCAAAAGGCGGCAAGATCCAGACGAAACGAAGTCTGGTCCCCGCGAAGCTCGACAACATGCCGTGGTCGAAGTTCCACTGGCTGGTCGTCGTCACTCTTGGCATCACCTGGATCCTGGACGGCCTGGAGATCCAGTTCGCCAGCGCCATCAGTACGACCCTGCAACGGCCGGACACTCTGCACCTGAGCACTCAGTCCGTCACGCTGACCGCTTCGATCTACCTTCTCGGCGAGGTGATCGGTGCGCTGGTCTTCGGCCGTCTCGCCGACACCCTCGGCCGCCGGCGGCTGTTCCTGGTCACCCTCGGCCTCTACCTGGTGTTCAACGGCCTGTCCGGATTCGCGTTCGACTTCTGGTCGCTGATCATCCTGAAGTTCATCGCCGGCATGGGCATCGGCGGTGAGTACGCGGCCATCAACTCGGCGATCGACGAGCTGATCCCGGCGCGGTTCCGCGGCCGAGTCGACATCGCGATCAACGGCACGTACTGGGCCGGCGCGGCGATGGCCTCGGCGATCAGCCTCGCGCTGCTCGATCACAACCTGATCCCGGCCAACTGGGGTTGGCGGATCGCGCTGTTCGTCGGGCCGATCATCGGCATCTCGATCTGGCAGCTGCGAAAGCACATCCCGGAGAGCCCGCGCTGGCTGATCTCGCACGGACGGGTCGAGGAGGCGGAGGAGATCGTCGCCAAGATCGAGGCGGACATCCGCGCCTCCGGCAAGGACATACCGGAGGTCGGCGACGACAAGGCCGTCGAAGTCCGCGAGTATCCGCCGATCACGTACGGCGAGATCACCCGCGTGATGATCCGCAAGTATCCGACGCGGTCGATCCTCGGCTTCAGCCTGATGACGACACAGTCGTTTCTCTACAACGCGATCTTCTTCACCCAGGGCATCGTGCTGGCGAAGTTCTTCGGCGTACCGGACGCCGCACTTCCCTATTTCTTCTTCCCGTTCGCCATCGGCAACCTGATCGGACCACTGGCGCTGGGACCGTTCTTCGACATCATCGGGCGGCGGAAACTGATCTCCAGCACATACATCGTCAGCGGTACGTTGCTGCTGCTCAGTGGCTATCTGTTCTGGATCGGCGCACTGAACGCGGTCACCCAGACGATCCTGTGGTGCGTCATCTTCTTCATCGCCTCCGCCGGTGCCTCGAGTGGTTATCTGACCGTCTCGGAGATTTTCCCGCTGGAGCTGCGAGGGCAGGCGATCTCGTACTTCTTCGCCATCTCGCAGTTCTGCGGCGGTGTCATCGCGCCATGGCTGTTCGGCCTGCTCATCGGTGAGGCCACCAGCCGTACGCCGTTGTTCTGGGGATACGTTTTCGGTGCGGCCCTGATGATCGTCGGTGGCCTGGTCGCCGCGTTCCTCGGCGTCGACGCCGAACGCAAGTCGCTGGAGGACATCGCCACGCCACTGTCGGTCGTCCAGAAGCCAGCCGCCGGCACCACCCCGCAAACCGCACCGGGCGCTCCGGCCTAG
- a CDS encoding NAD(P)H-quinone oxidoreductase, producing MHAIEIRGAGGPEVLRWSEVDDPQPVAGEVVVDVAASAVNRADIQQRLGFYPPPPGAPAYPGLECSGRISAVGDGVTDWKIGDEVCALLAGGGYAEKVAVPAGQLLPIPEGVAIEEAAALPEVACTVWANVFMTAHLSPSEVLLVHGGASGIGTFALQLANAYGARVFCTARGSKLEKCRLYGAERAIDYNEEDFVQVVKENTDGHGADVVLDTIGAKYLSRNVDVLATSGRIVTIGLLGGAKAELNLGALLVKRASITGTTLRARPVVEKSIIVQDVREHVWPLIDAGRVRPVVDRALAMQDAAEAHRVVEASDHVGKVLLVR from the coding sequence ATGCATGCGATCGAGATTCGCGGTGCCGGTGGTCCAGAAGTGTTGCGGTGGTCCGAAGTCGACGACCCGCAACCGGTTGCCGGCGAGGTCGTCGTCGACGTCGCGGCGTCCGCCGTCAACCGCGCCGACATCCAACAACGTCTCGGCTTCTATCCGCCACCGCCCGGCGCACCCGCGTATCCGGGCCTGGAGTGCTCCGGCCGGATCTCGGCGGTCGGCGATGGCGTCACCGACTGGAAAATCGGCGACGAGGTGTGTGCCCTGCTCGCCGGCGGCGGCTACGCGGAGAAGGTCGCGGTGCCGGCCGGCCAGCTGCTGCCGATCCCCGAAGGCGTCGCGATCGAGGAAGCCGCCGCGCTGCCAGAGGTCGCCTGCACGGTGTGGGCCAACGTCTTCATGACCGCGCACCTCAGTCCGTCCGAGGTCCTGCTGGTGCACGGCGGCGCGTCCGGCATCGGCACTTTTGCCTTGCAGTTAGCCAATGCGTACGGCGCGCGCGTCTTCTGCACCGCGCGCGGCAGCAAGCTGGAGAAGTGCCGCCTGTACGGCGCGGAGCGCGCGATCGACTACAACGAGGAAGACTTCGTCCAAGTCGTCAAGGAAAACACCGACGGCCACGGCGCGGACGTCGTACTCGACACGATCGGCGCCAAATACCTGAGCCGCAACGTCGACGTGCTGGCGACCAGCGGCCGCATCGTCACCATCGGCCTGCTCGGCGGCGCCAAAGCCGAGCTGAATCTCGGTGCCCTGCTGGTCAAACGCGCCAGCATCACCGGCACGACCCTGCGCGCGCGTCCGGTGGTCGAGAAGTCGATCATCGTCCAGGACGTACGGGAGCACGTCTGGCCGCTCATCGACGCCGGCCGCGTACGACCGGTCGTCGACCGCGCACTGGCGATGCAGGACGCCGCCGAGGCACACCGGGTCGTCGAGGCGAGCGATCACGTCGGAAAGGTGCTGCTTGTCCGCTAG